The Streptomyces sp. NL15-2K genome contains a region encoding:
- a CDS encoding alpha/beta hydrolase-fold protein, whose amino-acid sequence MGLTSNKTLVLAVLSAVLLFVGTVWLWPRLARRTWRAVGGRVGLLLATQLALFGAVGLAANQAFGFYASWADLFGQEDNQGVVVDHTPDGGPLRVVGARPVPGVGGERPQVGGQIQEVAVAGRTTHIATPAYVYLPPEYFQPEYRTRAFPAAVVLTGYPGTAKALVEKLEYPRTALRLAKEGRMRPMILVMLRPTVAPPRDTECVDIPGGPQTESFFAKDLPDAVGAHYRVAKKPGSWGVIGNSTGGYCALKLAMHHPDVFAAGAGLSPYYKAPIDPTTGDLFQGDKGLRNRANLWWYIKHAPAPDTSLLVSSSKIGESNYKDTLKFIERVKHTKLTRISSIILDSGGHNFNTWRREIPATLQWISGRLSG is encoded by the coding sequence ATGGGTCTCACGAGCAACAAGACGCTGGTGCTGGCGGTCCTGTCCGCCGTGCTGCTGTTCGTCGGCACGGTCTGGCTGTGGCCACGGCTGGCCCGGCGGACCTGGCGGGCCGTCGGCGGACGCGTCGGCCTGCTTCTCGCCACCCAGCTGGCGCTCTTCGGGGCGGTGGGCCTGGCCGCCAACCAGGCCTTCGGCTTCTACGCCTCCTGGGCGGACCTGTTCGGACAGGAGGACAACCAGGGCGTGGTCGTCGACCACACGCCGGACGGCGGCCCGCTCCGGGTGGTCGGCGCGCGGCCGGTGCCGGGCGTGGGCGGGGAGCGGCCGCAGGTCGGCGGGCAGATCCAGGAGGTCGCCGTGGCGGGCCGCACGACACACATCGCCACACCCGCGTACGTGTACCTGCCGCCGGAGTACTTCCAGCCCGAGTACCGCACGCGCGCGTTTCCGGCGGCCGTCGTCCTCACTGGTTATCCGGGCACGGCGAAGGCACTGGTGGAGAAACTCGAATACCCGCGCACGGCTCTGCGGCTCGCCAAGGAAGGCCGGATGCGGCCGATGATCCTGGTGATGCTGCGGCCCACGGTGGCGCCGCCCCGGGACACGGAGTGCGTGGACATCCCGGGCGGCCCGCAGACGGAGTCGTTCTTCGCCAAGGACCTGCCCGATGCCGTGGGCGCGCACTACAGGGTGGCCAAGAAACCGGGCAGTTGGGGTGTCATCGGCAATTCCACGGGCGGCTACTGCGCGTTGAAGCTCGCCATGCACCACCCGGACGTGTTCGCCGCCGGGGCGGGCCTGTCGCCGTACTACAAGGCGCCGATCGACCCCACCACGGGCGACCTCTTCCAGGGAGACAAGGGCCTGCGCAACCGCGCGAACCTGTGGTGGTACATCAAGCACGCGCCGGCGCCGGACACTTCACTGCTCGTCTCCAGCAGCAAGATCGGCGAGTCGAACTACAAGGACACACTGAAGTTCATAGAGCGGGTGAAGCACACGAAGCTGACGCGTATCTCGTCGATCATCCTGGATAGCGGCGGGCACAACTTCAACACCTGGCGGCGGGAGATTCCGGCGACGCTGCAGTGGATCAGCGGGCGGTTGAGCGGCTGA
- a CDS encoding PH domain-containing protein gives MTTPGVDGAVREKPPVTERRLHPITPLRRAWAPVAVVIGWAVHDPDQAQRQLTRLTTTTLLIAFAVLVPAAALYGFLTWWFTHFAVTESELRIRTGLLFRRTAHIRLERIQAVDVTQPLLARVAGVAKLKLDVIGTDKKDELAFLGEGEARALRAELLARAAGFAPETAHEVGEAPSRELLRVPPGVLAVSLVLTGATWGTLAAALVVPPVLWLATESVWTVLATALPLLGAAGASSVGRFVGEYDWTVGESPDGLRIDHGLLDRTHETVPPGRVQTVRIVEPLLWRRRGWVRVELDVAGSSNSVLVPVAPREVAESVVARVLPGVTVPPVSALSRSPRRARWCVPVWWRGYGFAVTDAVFAARHGLLRRSLALVPHAKVQSVRLAQGPWERVWRVADVHVDTGANKTVTARLRDAEEAAELLRGQAERSRTGRRDARPDRWMAS, from the coding sequence GTGACGACGCCGGGCGTCGACGGCGCCGTACGCGAGAAGCCGCCCGTCACCGAGCGGCGGCTGCATCCCATAACACCGCTCAGGCGGGCGTGGGCGCCGGTCGCCGTCGTCATCGGGTGGGCCGTGCACGACCCCGACCAGGCGCAGCGCCAGCTGACCCGGCTGACCACCACCACACTGCTGATCGCCTTCGCCGTACTCGTCCCGGCCGCCGCCCTCTACGGCTTTCTCACCTGGTGGTTCACCCACTTCGCGGTGACCGAGAGCGAACTGCGCATCCGGACCGGCCTGTTGTTCCGGCGCACCGCGCACATCCGGCTGGAACGGATCCAGGCCGTCGACGTCACCCAGCCACTGCTCGCCCGGGTGGCGGGCGTGGCGAAACTCAAACTCGACGTCATAGGCACCGACAAGAAGGACGAGCTCGCCTTCCTGGGCGAGGGCGAGGCGCGCGCCCTGCGCGCGGAACTCCTCGCGCGCGCCGCCGGTTTCGCGCCCGAGACCGCGCACGAGGTCGGCGAGGCGCCGTCCCGCGAGCTGCTGCGCGTGCCGCCGGGCGTCCTCGCCGTCTCCTTGGTGCTGACCGGCGCGACCTGGGGCACGCTGGCCGCCGCGCTCGTCGTACCGCCGGTGCTGTGGCTGGCCACCGAGAGCGTGTGGACGGTCCTCGCGACCGCGCTGCCGCTGCTGGGCGCGGCGGGCGCGAGCAGTGTGGGCCGGTTCGTCGGCGAGTACGACTGGACGGTGGGCGAGTCCCCGGACGGGCTGCGGATCGACCACGGACTGCTCGACCGCACGCACGAGACGGTGCCGCCGGGCCGCGTGCAGACCGTACGGATCGTGGAGCCGCTGCTGTGGCGGCGGCGCGGCTGGGTGCGGGTGGAGCTGGACGTGGCCGGGTCGTCCAACTCCGTGCTGGTACCGGTCGCTCCGCGGGAGGTCGCCGAGTCGGTCGTCGCGCGCGTGCTGCCCGGAGTGACCGTGCCGCCTGTGTCGGCGCTGTCCCGGTCGCCGCGCCGCGCCCGGTGGTGCGTGCCGGTGTGGTGGCGCGGCTACGGCTTCGCCGTCACCGACGCGGTGTTCGCGGCGCGGCACGGGCTGCTGCGGCGCAGTCTGGCACTCGTACCGCACGCGAAGGTGCAGAGCGTACGGCTCGCGCAAGGGCCCTGGGAGCGCGTCTGGCGGGTCGCCGACGTGCATGTGGACACCGGGGCCAACAAGACGGTGACAGCGCGGCTACGGGATGCCGAGGAGGCGGCGGAGCTGCTGCGGGGGCAGGCGGAGAGGTCGCGGACGGGGCGCAGGGACGCGCGGCCGGACCGGTGGATGGCGTCCTAG
- a CDS encoding PH domain-containing protein has product METGSPENAGTAGDEPAAGGRVGTEPVEAETVWIGLPPGLLRMRRLLLVVWLGLLAVGLGLLLGLLAGPAWAAFALLPPALMAWGWVMLGRNWASWRYAERADDLLISRGVLWQEETVVPYGRMQLVEVTSGPVERHFGLASVQLHTAAAATDATIPGLDPAEAERLRDRLTELGEARSAGL; this is encoded by the coding sequence ATGGAGACGGGGAGCCCGGAGAACGCGGGGACAGCGGGGGACGAGCCGGCGGCCGGCGGGCGGGTGGGGACCGAGCCGGTGGAGGCCGAAACCGTGTGGATCGGCCTGCCGCCGGGGCTGCTGCGGATGCGACGGCTGTTGCTGGTGGTGTGGCTGGGACTGCTGGCCGTGGGTCTGGGGCTGCTGCTCGGGCTGCTCGCCGGGCCCGCCTGGGCGGCCTTCGCCCTGCTGCCGCCGGCCCTGATGGCGTGGGGCTGGGTGATGCTCGGCCGCAACTGGGCCTCCTGGCGGTACGCCGAACGCGCCGACGACCTGCTGATCAGCCGGGGCGTGCTGTGGCAGGAGGAGACCGTCGTGCCGTACGGGCGGATGCAGCTGGTCGAGGTGACCTCCGGGCCCGTCGAACGGCACTTCGGGCTGGCCAGCGTGCAGCTGCACACGGCGGCCGCCGCCACCGACGCGACCATCCCGGGCCTCGACCCGGCCGAGGCGGAACGGCTGCGCGACCGGCTCACCGAACTCGGCGAGGCCCGATCGGCGGGCCTGTGA
- a CDS encoding NADH-quinone oxidoreductase subunit D, whose product MTPTTETMVGIGGAAESTDMVLNIGPQHPSTHGVLRLRLVLDGERITHAEPVIGYMHRGAEKLFEARDYRQIIMLANRHDWLSAFSNELGVVLGVERMLGMEVPARAVWTRTLLAELNRVLNHLMFLGSYPLELGGITPIFYAFTEREELQHVMEEISGGRMHYMFNRVGGLKEDLPAGWTSRARASVAALRSRMDRFDDLVLGNEIFRGRTRGVGALSPEAVHAYGVSGPIARASGVDFDLRRDEPYLAYGELQDTLKVVTRQEGDCLARFECLLEQTHNSLDLADACLDRLAELPPGPINQRLPKVLKAPEGHTYAWTENPLGINGYYLVSKGEKTPYRLKLRSASYNNIQALVELLPGTLVADMVAILGSLFFVVGDIDK is encoded by the coding sequence ATGACTCCTACGACGGAGACCATGGTCGGTATCGGCGGCGCCGCGGAGAGCACCGACATGGTGCTCAACATCGGCCCGCAGCACCCGTCCACGCACGGGGTGCTGCGCCTCAGGCTCGTCCTGGACGGCGAGCGCATCACGCACGCGGAGCCGGTGATCGGCTATATGCACCGGGGCGCGGAGAAGCTGTTCGAGGCGCGCGACTACCGCCAGATCATCATGCTCGCCAACCGGCACGACTGGCTGTCGGCGTTCTCCAACGAGCTGGGCGTGGTGCTCGGCGTGGAGCGCATGCTCGGCATGGAGGTCCCCGCGCGCGCGGTGTGGACCCGCACGCTGCTCGCCGAGCTCAACCGGGTGCTGAACCACCTGATGTTCCTGGGCTCGTACCCGCTGGAGCTGGGCGGGATCACGCCGATCTTCTACGCCTTCACGGAGCGCGAGGAACTCCAGCACGTCATGGAGGAGATCTCCGGCGGGCGCATGCACTACATGTTCAACCGCGTCGGCGGCCTCAAGGAGGACCTGCCCGCCGGATGGACGTCACGCGCGCGTGCGTCCGTCGCGGCCCTGCGCTCCCGCATGGACCGGTTCGACGACCTGGTGCTCGGCAACGAGATCTTCCGGGGGCGCACGCGGGGCGTGGGCGCCCTCTCGCCGGAGGCCGTGCACGCGTACGGCGTGAGCGGGCCGATCGCGCGCGCCTCGGGCGTCGACTTCGACCTGCGCCGCGACGAGCCCTATCTGGCATACGGCGAACTGCAGGACACCCTGAAGGTGGTGACCCGGCAGGAGGGTGACTGCCTCGCCCGCTTCGAGTGCCTCCTGGAGCAGACCCACAACTCCCTCGACCTCGCCGACGCCTGCCTCGACCGGCTCGCGGAGCTGCCGCCCGGCCCGATCAACCAGCGGCTGCCCAAGGTCCTGAAGGCGCCCGAGGGCCACACGTACGCGTGGACCGAGAATCCGCTCGGCATCAACGGCTACTACCTGGTCAGCAAGGGCGAGAAGACCCCGTACCGGTTGAAGCTGCGCTCCGCCTCGTACAACAACATCCAGGCCCTGGTGGAGTTGCTGCCGGGCACGCTGGTGGCGGACATGGTGGCGATCCTGGGGTCACTGTTCTTCGTGGTCGGGGACATCGACAAGTAG
- a CDS encoding SAM-dependent methyltransferase, producing the protein MTEVAKGEWSGWRAAAEAALYGADGFYRGAEGPAAHFRTSVHASPLFARAVARLLCRVDEALGRPAALDFVDMAAGRGELVAGVLAALPADVAARARGYAVEIADRPKTLDHRIEWLAEPPRGVTGLLFANEWLDNVPVEVAEVDSAGVPRLVLVRRDGRERLGEPVSGAQAQWLARWWPLPAEEGLRAEIGLPRDEAWASAVAAVDRGLAVAVDYAHTADARPPFGTLTGFRQGRETAPVPDGSCDITAHVALDACTLPGGRVLTQREALHTLGVTGARPPLELASAQPAAYVRALASAGEAAELTAVGGLGDFGWLLQPVGIADALLREPPAAGLLVDVPDHEEQ; encoded by the coding sequence GTGACGGAGGTTGCGAAGGGCGAGTGGAGCGGCTGGCGGGCGGCTGCGGAGGCCGCGCTGTACGGGGCGGACGGCTTCTATCGCGGGGCCGAGGGGCCGGCCGCGCACTTCCGTACGTCCGTGCACGCGTCGCCGCTGTTCGCCCGGGCCGTGGCCCGGCTGCTGTGCCGGGTCGACGAGGCGCTGGGGCGGCCCGCCGCGCTGGACTTCGTCGACATGGCCGCCGGGCGCGGCGAGCTGGTCGCCGGGGTGCTCGCCGCGCTGCCCGCCGATGTGGCCGCACGCGCGCGTGGGTACGCCGTGGAGATCGCCGACCGCCCCAAGACCCTCGATCACCGGATCGAGTGGCTCGCCGAGCCGCCGCGGGGCGTCACAGGGCTGCTGTTCGCCAACGAATGGCTGGACAACGTGCCCGTGGAGGTCGCCGAGGTGGACTCCGCGGGCGTACCGCGCCTGGTGCTCGTACGGCGGGACGGCCGCGAGCGGCTCGGGGAGCCGGTCTCCGGTGCGCAGGCGCAGTGGCTCGCGCGATGGTGGCCGCTGCCGGCGGAGGAGGGGCTGCGGGCCGAGATCGGCCTGCCCCGGGACGAGGCGTGGGCGTCGGCGGTCGCGGCGGTCGACCGGGGGCTCGCCGTCGCCGTCGACTACGCGCACACCGCGGACGCGCGCCCGCCCTTCGGGACACTCACCGGCTTCCGCCAGGGGCGGGAGACGGCGCCCGTGCCCGACGGGTCGTGCGACATCACCGCGCACGTCGCCCTGGACGCGTGCACGCTCCCCGGTGGGCGCGTTCTGACCCAGCGCGAGGCCTTGCACACGTTGGGCGTCACGGGCGCACGCCCCCCGCTCGAACTCGCCTCCGCCCAACCCGCGGCCTACGTCCGCGCCCTCGCGAGCGCCGGTGAGGCCGCCGAGCTCACCGCCGTGGGCGGGCTCGGCGACTTCGGGTGGCTGCTCCAGCCGGTAGGAATTGCGGACGCACTCCTCAGGGAGCCACCCGCCGCGGGCCTACTTGTCGATGTCCCCGACCACGAAGAACAGTGA